One genomic window of Saccharomyces cerevisiae S288C chromosome XII, complete sequence includes the following:
- the KNS1 gene encoding serine/threonine protein kinase KNS1 (Protein kinase involved in negative regulation of PolIII transcription; effector kinase of the TOR signaling pathway and phosphorylates Rpc53p to regulate ribosome and tRNA biosynthesis; member of the LAMMER family of protein kinases, which are serine/threonine kinases also capable of phosphorylating tyrosine residues; capable of autophosphorylation) produces the protein MSQNIQIGTRKRSRANMNNSTTTGPANNTSSNKTFLDNFEETRTNKLLDEMFARQNSFLTDNLRNSLDLNQADNPLRPRQHQHQLFLDNENAIELDEEPRIINTTINNSNNHNSSRVDEDADDDIIFIKEQPIQFSSPLILPSSSSINNNNNIVTSNNPGCGTAATSNSTYITTPKKFKKQRTISLPQLPLSKLSYQSNYFNVPDQTNAIVPRVTQTENELLHLTGSCAKTLEGNKAVNLTIAHSTSPFSNPPAQIASLPQSNLKKQIGSSLRKFTSNGSSESASSNKSNFKTDKDGHYVYQENDIFGSGGRFVVKDLLGQGTFGKVLKCIDNKYEPNYVAVKVIRAVDRYREAAKTELRILQTILNNDPQGQFQCLLLRECFDYKNHICLVTDLYGRSIYDFMCSNGIARFPGSHIQAIARQLIRSVCFLHDLGIIHTDLKPENILICDETHIAQKLPLKTVQSLSKRRREASKGKRKILKNPEIKIIDFGSAIFHYEYHPPVISTRHYRAPEIVLGLGWSFPCDIWSIACVLVELVIGESLYPIHENLEHMAMMQRINGTPFPTDIIDKMFYKSKHKLGNSPSDLNSTVIKHFDRKTLSLQWPEKNKRGDTITTEKSMKRVLQSCDRLDIYISKVLKQDYGDSLSINWNLPPEKNWSLINSKLAWKRQTHSSSSSTTDELDKETFLFWYWFIDLLRKMFEFDPTKRITAKDALDHEWFNLGILDDGIATYNNTQG, from the coding sequence ATGTCACAGAATATTCAAATTGGCACTAGAAAACGTTCAAGAGCAAATATGAATAATTCCACTACTACGGGCCCTGCTAACAATACAAGCTCTAACAAGACCTTTTTGGATAATTTCGAAGAAACGCGCACAAACAAGCTGCTGGACGAGATGTTTGCTCGGcaaaattcttttctaaCAGACAATCTGAGGAACAGTCTAGACCTGAATCAAGCAGACAATCCGCTCCGTCCTCGGCAACACCAACACCAGTTGTTCTTGGACAATGAAAATGCCATAGAACTAGACGAGGAGCCGCGTATCATTAACACCACAATCAATAACAGTAATAATCATAACAGTAGTCGAGTGGACGAGGATGCTGACGATGAcatcatttttatcaaagagCAGCCAATTCAGTTTTCGTCACCTTTGATTCTGCCTAGTAGCAGCAGtatcaataacaacaataatattGTTACTTCAAATAATCCAGGGTGCGGTACCGCAGCTACAAGCAATAGTACGTATATCACGACACCaaagaaattcaagaaGCAAAGAACCATCTCACTGCCTCAGTTGCCTCTATCGAAGCTGAGCTACCAATCGAACTATTTTAATGTTCCTGATCAAACCAACGCTATCGTGCCAAGAGTAACGCAAACTGAAAATGAGCTGTTGCATCTAACGGGGTCGTGTGCAAAGACTCTGGAGGGCAACAAGGCAGTGAATCTCACGATTGCTCACAGCACTTCTCCCTTTTCCAACCCACCAGCACAAATAGCTTCCCTGCCTCAATCCAACctcaagaaacaaattGGTTCTTCACTACGGAAATTTACATCAAACGGCTCTTCAGAAAGCGCATCATCCAATAAATCAAATTTCAAAACGGACAAAGACGGTCACTACGTTTACCAGGAAAACGACATATTTGGCAGTGGCGGCCGCTTTGTTGTGAAGGACCTATTGGGCCAAGGCACGTTTGGTAAAGTACTTAAATGCATCGATAACAAGTATGAACCTAATTACGTGGCTGTAAAAGTGATAAGGGCTGTAGATAGATATAGAGAAGCCGCCAAAACAGAACTAAGAATTCTACAGACTATCCTGAATAATGACCCTCAAGGTCAGTTCCAGTGCCTCTTGCTAAGGGAGTGCTTCGATTACAAAAATCACATTTGTTTGGTGACAGATCTATACGGCAGGTCCATTTACGATTTTATGTGCTCCAACGGCATTGCCAGGTTCCCCGGCTCTCATATTCAGGCCATTGCCAGACAGCTAATCAGATCTGTCTGCTTCTTGCACGATTTGGGCATAATACACACGGATTTGAAACCAGAAAATATCCTGATTTGTGACGAAACCCATATTGCTCAAAAATTGCCTTTGAAAACCGTACAGTCGCTAAGCAAGAGACGCCGTGAAGCCAGTAAGGGGAAGCGcaaaatcttgaaaaatccagaaatcaaaatcattgATTTCGGTAGCGCAATTTTCCATTACGAATATCATCCTCCTGTAATATCCACTCGTCACTATAGAGCCCCGGAAATTGTCCTTGGCTTGGGCTGGTCGTTCCCCTGCGACATTTGGTCCATCGCGTGTGTCCTAGTAGAACTGGTTATTGGCGAATCTCTTTACCCCATTCATGAAAATCTAGAACATATGGCTATGATGCAACGAATCAATGGAACCCCTTTCCCCACAGACATTATTGATAAGATGTTTTACAAATCTAAACATAAATTGGGCAACTCTCCATCAGACCTAAATTCAACGGTGATAAAGCATTTCGACAGAAAAACTTTAAGCTTACAATGgcctgaaaaaaataaacgcGGAGATACCATAACCACCGAAAAGTCAATGAAAAGGGTCTTGCAGTCATGTGATCGCTTAGATATTTACATCTCAAAGGTCTTGAAACAGGATTACGGCGATAGCTTAAGCATCAATTGGAATCTACCGCCGGAGAAAAACTGGTCTTTGATAAATTCGAAATTGGCATGGAAAAGACAAACACattcctcttcttcctcaacTACTGATGAACTCGATAAGGAAACTTTCTTGTTTTGGTACTGGTTCATCGATCTACTCAGGAAAATGTTTGAGTTCGACCCAACAAAAAGGATTACCGCAAAGGACGCTCTGGACCATGAATGGTTTAATCTGGGCATACTGGATGATGGTATTGCAACTTATAATAATACCCAAGGATAG
- the COX19 gene encoding Cox19p (Protein required for cytochrome c oxidase assembly; located in the cytosol and mitochondrial intermembrane space; putative copper metallochaperone that delivers copper to cytochrome c oxidase; contains twin cysteine-x9-cysteine motifs) produces the protein MSGNPGSSLSALRPTPPERGSFPLDHDGECTKYMQEYLKCMQLVQNENAMNCRLLAKDYLRCRMDHQLMDYDEWSHLGLPEDAPGNNGKTIKDATDNK, from the coding sequence ATGTCAGGGAACCCAGGAAGCTCGCTGAGCGCATTGAGACCTACTCCACCCGAGAGAGGTTCGTTCCCGCTAGACCACGACGGCGAATGCACCAAGTACATGCAAGAGTATCTCAAATGTATGCAGCTTGTGCAGAACGAAAATGCAATGAATTGTAGACTACTGGCAAAGGACTACCTGCGGTGCAGGATGGACCACCAATTGATGGACTACGATGAATGGTCACATTTAGGTCTTCCTGAGGATGCTCCAGGCAACAACGGTAAAACCATAAAAGACGCCACCGATAATAAATAG
- the DPS1 gene encoding aspartate--tRNA ligase DPS1 (Aspartyl-tRNA synthetase, primarily cytoplasmic; homodimeric enzyme that catalyzes the specific aspartylation of tRNA(Asp); class II aminoacyl tRNA synthetase; binding to its own mRNA may confer autoregulation; shares five highly conserved amino acids with human that when mutated cause leukoencephalopathy characterized by hypomyelination with brain stem and spinal cord involvement and leg spasticity (HBSL)) translates to MSQDENIVKAVEESAEPAQVILGEDGKPLSKKALKKLQKEQEKQRKKEERALQLEAEREAREKKAAAEDTAKDNYGKLPLIQSRDSDRTGQKRVKFVDLDEAKDSDKEVLFRARVHNTRQQGATLAFLTLRQQASLIQGLVKANKEGTISKNMVKWAGSLNLESIVLVRGIVKKVDEPIKSATVQNLEIHITKIYTISETPEALPILLEDASRSEAEAEAAGLPVVNLDTRLDYRVIDLRTVTNQAIFRIQAGVCELFREYLATKKFTEVHTPKLLGAPSEGGSSVFEVTYFKGKAYLAQSPQFNKQQLIVADFERVYEIGPVFRAENSNTHRHMTEFTGLDMEMAFEEHYHEVLDTLSELFVFIFSELPKRFAHEIELVRKQYPVEEFKLPKDGKMVRLTYKEGIEMLRAAGKEIGDFEDLSTENEKFLGKLVRDKYDTDFYILDKFPLEIRPFYTMPDPANPKYSNSYDFFMRGEEILSGAQRIHDHALLQERMKAHGLSPEDPGLKDYCDGFSYGCPPHAGGGIGLERVVMFYLDLKNIRRASLFPRDPKRLRP, encoded by the coding sequence ATGTCTCAAGACGAAAATATTGTCAAAGCTGTTGAAGAATCCGCAGAACCTGCTCAAGTTATTCTTGGGGAAGATGGTAAGCCATTGTCCAAGAAGGCcttgaagaaattgcagAAAGAGCAAGAGAAACAGAGAAAGAAGGAGGAAAGAGCTCTCCAGTTGGAAGCTGAAAGAGAAGCCCGTGAAAAGAAAGCCGCTGCCGAAGACACCGCAAAGGACAACTACGGTAAGTTGCCATTGATCCAGTCTCGTGACTCTGACAGAACTGGTCAGAAGCGTGTCAAGTTTGTTGACTTGGATGAGGCTAAGGATAGCGACAAAGAAGTCCTCTTCAGGGCAAGAGTCCACAACACCAGACAACAAGGTGCAACATTGGCCTTTTTAACTTTAAGGCAACAAGCTTCCTTGATCCAAGGTCTAGTAAAGGCCAACAAGGAAGGTACCATCAGCAAAAACATGGTCAAATGGGCTGGTTCATTGAATTTGGAGTCCATTGTCCTTGTCAGAGGTATTGTCAAGAAGGTAGATGAGCCAATCAAGTCTGCTACTGTGCAAAACCTGGAAATTCACATTACCAAGATTTATACCATTTCCGAGACTCCAGAAGCATTGCCAATCCTTTTGGAAGATGCCTCCCGTTCCGAAGCTGAAGCTGAAGCTGCAGGTTTGCCCGTGGTCAACTTGGACACCAGATTAGACTACCGTGTCATTGACTTGAGAACCGTCACCAACCAAGCTATTTTCAGGATTCAAGCTGGTGTTTGTGAGTTGTTCAGAGAATATTTGGCCACAAAGAAATTTACCGAAGTACACACACCAAAACTGTTGGGTGCACCAAGTGAAGGTGGTTCCAGTGTGTTTGAGGTGACATACTTCAAAGGGAAGGCCTACCTAGCTCAATCTCCACAATTTAACAAGCAACAATTGATTGTGGCCGACTTTGAAAGAGTTTACGAAATCGGGCCTGTGTTCAGGGCTGAAAACTCCAACACCCACCGTCACATGACCGAGTTTACTGGTTTGGACATGGAAATGGCTTTCGAAGAACATTACCACGAAGTTTTGGACACGTTGAGTGAGTTGTTTGTGTTTATTTTCAGTGAATTGCCCAAGAGATTTGCTCATGAAATTGAGTTGGTACGTAAGCAATACCctgttgaagaattcaagTTACCTAAAGATGGTAAGATGGTTCGTCTAACATACAAAGAAGGTATTGAAATGCTAAGAGCTGCCGGTAAGGAAATTGGTGATTTTGAAGACTTGAGTAccgaaaatgaaaagttcTTGGGTAAGTTGGTTCGCGACAAATACGACACCGACTTTTACATCCTAGACAAGTTCCCCTTGGAGATCCGTCCCTTCTACACAATGCCCGACCCAGCCAACCCTAAGTATTCTAACTCGTATGATTTCTTCATGAGGGGTGAAGAAATCTTGTCCGGTGCACAACGTATCCACGACCATGCTCTATTACAAGAAAGGATGAAAGCCCATGGTTTGTCTCCTGAGGACCCAGGTCTAAAGGACTACTGTGACGGCTTCAGCTATGGGTGTCCTCCACACGCCGGTGGTGGTATCGGTTTGGAAAGAGTTGTTATGTTCTATttggatttgaaaaatatcagaaGAGCTTCATTGTTCCCAAGAGATCCAAAGAGATTAAGACCATGA